The Astyanax mexicanus isolate ESR-SI-001 chromosome 21, AstMex3_surface, whole genome shotgun sequence genome contains the following window.
cgggccagaaatttatgaaatataatatctggctgtgtttatgaatagttatgaacactTATATGCTCAATATAGACAGccaatatacaattttaaagcttagaatctagcctatttagcagtatctcctttcagaaaataaacatttagggtgaAATGTGCCTAGTTTCATAAAGATATTACATtgcatatttgcgtttatcgtacgtccatatttgatcgaatacACCATTCGAACGGTCTGGCTCCTgttacggttcctgaattagagttGAAAGAGCGCGTCGCCCTGCGTGTGTACAGTTAAAAACTGTTTGTTTTCCGCTGCGGGGTTacatcaggacacacacacacaacacccacCAGCGaagctcttaccttcaaaacgcgtccaaatttaagagaatccatcaatccagtctcctgtaatccacagttatatcctaTCAGCACTTGGAATAATCTGATGCAGAAAAAAACTAATCTAAAATTTATCTCCTTATTAAAACCGTATTATTCGACGCTCCGCGAGCTTCCGCATAGAGCCAGACAGGGGAGAGCCTACTGTACATGCAGGTACGCAAAtgaggtctgtcagccaatcaggtgtccGAGTTCTGCCAGCTGAAAGGGAGAGGGCGGGACCTGGCCGGCTACAGATTGTGTCTCTCAGAGAATTCCCACTGTGAGGAAATACTGCTATTAAAAACAAAGTGCTATAGGAGTTTGTACaagagtagaccacacaaaaacccagagtttatTTCAAAAttagttataaaagtggtagtttttattattataaagtttatatgtctgaaaataagaaaataaaatagaaaatctgaaaagcgcctgaAAATGTTCCGTTTTTTACTATATGTTCaactgaataattaaagtgtcttaaattaattgtgtaaaggcttttaagtaatattaattcacagaattgactctgaattatttaatattggaatGAAAAGCCTTCAAATCTAAGTATGTTATTTCAggtggaaaatggtaaaaataggcttggagcttaagaggttaataaATAGCCAAAATAAACAGGTGCTCCTTCAAAAATCAAGCcctctttctttaattttaatccCATTATAATCCTAGTAAAGTGATCcaagtctgtctctttctctctcctctgcccTCTTGGTGATGTCACGTGAATGATTACCACCCACTGGCTGCATACCCAGTAGCAGGAAAGTTGATTGTGTCCCCCAGGACGTGCTTGTTGCATTGATGATAATGGTAAGTACTGTTGATGTACATGACTTCAGAATTCATCTTTAACTTGGCCTTTAATGTGTGTTGTTTAATATAATAGTACTATTACtttgtgtgtttagttttatttatatatatttctcctaaatattttcatttagagcatttatttgcagaatgaaATATGAAATCTGTGATTTTAAAGTCAATTTTTTTTCACTAAATATTGGTTTTTGAACCCTTaacacattagtattgttgtttttaaattaatatgaacttctttgcattgttattttcattatttgaggtctgaaagcactgcatcgttATTTGATGACAACATTCaagtgtttttataataatgttttgttttcttaattatATCTAGGCTATTTATGTAACTTTCCTTATTTGAGGATTTTCCATGAAGTtaattttttgggttttttggtACAGTATTGGTTTCTTCTAAATATGTATGTTATGACTTTAAAAGAACTTTATTTTTTGACTGTCAATTTTGAATAGAAAAATAAGTAATATTACAGATATTTGTGTTATGTTGATATTTGTAATCTGCTATCTTGACATCCCTAATGTAGATTAAATTGTTACCTATTGATTGGGTCAGTTTTCCATCcagtgattaagcctagttttagacAGCATTTTCCATGTCATCAAGGAGTATTCCTTGTCAGGGAAACTGTCTGGGTTTATAAATTAAGGTACAAACTTGTAAAAtctcattatttaaatgtttttgtatttgtgcTGGTTTTATGTTCTGCAGATTTGTGAAGAGTTCTTTCGTGTCACAACCTAGGATCTGTTGGGGACCTTTAGAGCAGCCTTGGATAAGTACTCTCCTCAACTGCTTAAACTGTACCGTGCAAGAAAGGGATCCTTCTGTCAAGACATGGACACCCTCTTTGAAAAGCTTGATGAAGAGGTACTCTTATCTGTTGTATGCTGTATTTGGTTTTGGATAGAATAATggcaaactaaaataaataccaTGGATTATGTAGATGAAGTTAAATTAAATAGTGCCTAAAGGCTTAAAAATAGCTGTTCATGGTATGGTAGCACATTCAGtcacattagatagatagatgagatagctagatagatactttattgatccccgaggggaaattaaaaataatttagagTGGGGAATTGTGAGTGGATTCTCCTGAGAGCATAGACCAATTCTTTCACTTATGTTTGTAAAAGTTTGtatagctgctgcttttacacACCTGTGGACACAGAAGTTTTTGCTCACCTGTACAAATCATCAATCCCCGGTTCCAAACACTTATGGCAGTAAAGTGTACATAGATGTGTTTCCCCACCATGTGAGGACTCCCACCCCCCTCTTTCTCTAAAACTGTATcttgttatcattattattgttattgttagacTGTTAGTCTTATGTTTTTGGGTGGTTATTCAACAACAGTATTTCTGCTTTTCTTCAGGTAACCGAACCAGAGGCTGAGCAGACCAAAGGTGTCAAGATGGGTGTCCTCACTGttcttgatgatgatgatgatgatgatgatgatgatgcacctTCCTTGATGCCCACTGTCACAAGTATTGCCATTGTGCTGGAAGTGGCTATTGTTCTCACAGATGTACCAGACCTTCCTACTGCCTTTGCCTACCTTTTCGGCCTGCTCTATTCCTTGAACATGGAGTTTCCAAAAGAACACATGTATACTTTTGAAACTATTCAGCACATCTTCATGGAATTGACCCCTACTTGCTCTCAGCGTGTCAGGAGCTTACAAACCAAGCTCCTTCTCTAAATTAGAAACTGATCTTTTACATACACTTTGCTGGTTGGCCTAATCCGTCTGTCTGAAATGTCAAGACATTTTTGGCTTTACAGGTTGTAAaggaatttttttttctgcattggcCCCAATGTTCAGGGCTTTATCCAGTGGGTTTTCaacctttttgttttattctttacattGCTGATATCCATTTGAATGGATTAAAGGAGCTACAAAAATGTTCTAAAGCCAAAGAGCTGTTTTCTTGCCAAGGGTTGGTTTAGTTGTTTCCTTTATGCCTTACATAAAGCATAGCTCACGGTTCTACAGCAGCAGTCTGCAGATGTTTTTTGAATGATTAGGTGCTGTATCTCAAAGAGATTTTTATAAGATTAAGGCAGAGTAATAGATCCATTTTTTATAGAGAAGGATGTGGCAGAAAGAGCTGGGCAGTGATGTGCTTAGAGtgtacagaaatggcacccactTTTTGCAAACAAGCACAACTTGTGTAGTGAATCTAAATCTtgctattgtgtttgtttttttttttattttatttttatatattttataaatgctaTACAGCAGCACTTTGTTCCTTGCATTGTTAAGTCAGGAGTTTTTATCAGCCTGCTTGGTGGACATTCTTGCAACTTGAAATTACTTGTTGCagaaagggttaataaacatgttAACTTAACAGTTTTGTCATTTGTCTTAAATAAGGACACCCAACTTTAGTTAGGTATTCTTAGTATCTagaactttgtgtgtgtgagaagaactttttaaaaagtctGAAACTCTTAGtatgtaaaactgttttttttattgaagtataaataaatgtgaaattagTAATTTAAACAAGAAATAATTAGTTGGTTTAACttttcttaaaaacttaaaattttgAGTTGAGATCTAAACTCAAAAATCGAGTGCAGTAAtttgccttgaaattttgagttttctcaactttttcgtATAAGTTGACTCAACTTTTTACAAATCTGGAACTCTcagtatataaaacttaaaatttgaagttaatataaatgtgaaaaatgaataatCTGAACAAGAAATAATGAGCTGGGTCAACTTTTTAATAACCTGTGTTATTAAGtatgtaaaacttaaaattagaattttatgtAAATGTGAAAAATTCATTATCTGAACAAGAAAAAATTTGTTGGCTCAACTTTcttaaaaacttaatattttgagttGAGTTCTAAACTCAAAAAtcgagtgcagtaagttgccttgaaattttgagttttctcaacttttttgtttttacagtgcaTGTCTGACGAGGATATGATTAAAGACCAGGAAACCTGGTATGAACCTAGGACCAAACATCTTAATGGGTTTGTGAAAGATGTTGAGAGATGGTTAAAAAGAGCTGATGAGCAAGCTAAAGAAGCAAGACAGTATGAAGCTGAAGTGAGCCCTGCAGATAGTGCTTCAATGGTCAGTTTATCACACAAGCAGAGCAGCTTCAGTTGTGTCTTCAACTGCCTCATCTACAAAGCGTAAGTACGAGGCTGAGAGAGCAGCTTTGATTGCACAGGCTAGTGCATTGAAACGAAAGCAAGAAATTGACAGAATTGGCCAAGTTGCAAGCAAAGAAAGAGATCCTAGAATTGCAAACAGCTATTGATGCAGCGAATGCTAAAATTGAAGTGCTTGGTTTGCGTGAGTCCGATGTGGAAGAGCAAGAACAAGTGAGGCCTCCTGAGGTGAGGAATTTGCATGCTGAAGCGGCATTCTCTGAAGTTGTGGAAGATGATGTGGCTTTTCCTCTACAGCGACCAGCAAGGCATTCTTCTCAGCTAAGACCACATTACTATGTGAGTAGAAGGCAAAACGCACACAGCATTGTTTCATCTCCCCCATGCTCACATGCTGATAGTGGAGCTAATATTGCTGGAAGACAACGTGACAACATGCAGATTAGAGATCTGCTTGATGTTATGAAGCATCAGAATGATATCACTGAGCTGCTGGTGAAACAGCAAAGGTTGTCATCCTTACCATCAGTAAACATTCCTGTTTTTAGTGGTGACCCAACTGAATACAGATTTTTCACTAAAGCCTTTGAGCATGGAATTGAAGACAGAACCTCCAGTAGTAAAGATCGTTTATACTTTCTGGAGCAGTACACAAGCGGTCAGCCCAAAGTTCTGGTACAGAGTTGTCAGCATATGCATCCTGACGTAGGGTACAAAGAAGCCAAAAGGCTAATGCACCACCATTGCGGAAATGAATACACCATCACTGTGGCGTATGTGCAGAAGGCTTTGAAGTGGCCTGCCTTAAAATCAGAAGACAGAGAATCAATAACAgaatttgctgttttcctcacaAGCTGTCTTAATACAGTTGAAGGAATGGAGTTTAAAGAAGAAATGGATAGTCAAACTAACATGCGTGCAATAATTGCAAAACTCCCTTTCAGGctgagagaaagatggaggggATTTGCGTGTGACATACAAGAAAGGACCGGTGTCAGAGCCAGGTTTGAAGATTTGGTGTACTTTGTGGAGAGACAGGCAAGAATAGCTACTGATCCATTATTTGGCAACATTCAAGAGCCTGCAAGTTCAAAGGACAAAGGCATAGCTAAATCTGGCCACCCACAAAGGTCCAAAGAAAAGTAAAAGCACATTTGTAACCAGTGCTGAACCCATGAATGACACTAAACAGTCAACAAGCAAGGCAAAGGACTTGAGTTACTCCAGTGATAAATGTAATTACTGTCAGAAAGAACACAAGTTGGCATCTTGCAAGTCTATTGTGCAGAAACCTCATAAAGAGAGGCTGGAATTTCTGAAGTCCAAAGGCTTATGCTTTGGTTGTCTGTCACCTGGGCATTTGAGCAAGACTTGTGAGCAGAAAATAACATGCAAAATGTGCCCTAGCTGTAGTGCCAGTGAAATTTAAGTCTGAGAAAGGAGCACATGTTGTGCAGACCTACGCATTTTTagattcaggcagttcagcttgtttcTGATCTGAAGACTTGATGCGTGATCTCAATGTGACTGGAAGAAAGACCAATATCTTACTTCGCACTATGGGACAAGAAAGACCTGTTAGCACACATGTTGTCACAG
Protein-coding sequences here:
- the LOC111194769 gene encoding uncharacterized protein LOC111194769, which gives rise to MDTLFEKLDEEVTEPEAEQTKGVKMGVLTVLDDDDDDDDDDAPSLMPTVTSIAIVLEVAIVLTDVPDLPTAFAYLFGLLYSLNMEFPKEHMYTFETIQHIFMELTPTCSQRVRSLQTKLLL